A genomic window from Sphingobacterium spiritivorum includes:
- a CDS encoding YdcF family protein: protein MNTIVLILGAPNDAMGNLSQIAKDRLDHACNFYQANPDVRMVCTGGFGAHFNNTEKPHYFYSRKYLIDKGIPDTAILDGPLSTNTVEDFKLSKELISQLNPDILIVITSDFHMQRAGILYRRFIDGAKVLFMPAPSSLSEAELIPLVEHETGAVKKLQDKMDEQ from the coding sequence ATGAATACTATTGTTCTGATACTTGGAGCGCCGAACGATGCAATGGGCAATTTATCACAGATTGCGAAAGACAGACTGGATCATGCCTGTAATTTTTATCAGGCTAACCCTGATGTAAGGATGGTATGTACCGGAGGTTTCGGAGCACATTTCAATAACACTGAAAAACCACATTATTTCTATTCAAGGAAGTATCTGATTGATAAAGGAATACCTGACACTGCAATCTTAGACGGGCCTCTTTCTACAAACACTGTAGAGGATTTTAAATTGTCCAAAGAACTAATTTCGCAATTGAATCCAGATATTCTGATTGTGATAACCTCAGACTTTCATATGCAAAGAGCCGGAATACTATACAGACGGTTTATTGATGGGGCCAAAGTCCTGTTTATGCCCGCTCCGTCCTCTTTGTCAGAAGCAGAACTGATACCGCTTGTCGAACATGAAACAGGTGCTGTAAAAAAACTGCAGGACAAAATGGATGAGCAATAA